The Thermosynechococcus sp. CL-1 genomic interval TACGGCTTTTGCGGCTCTCTCGCTCCCCCCGGAAATGCAACAGTCAGCGCCTCTGGTGCCTGCCCTGAAGTCCAACTGGTTAATGATGCACGTCAGTGTGATGATGCTCAGCTATGCCACCTTGATGGTGGGGTCACTGCTGGCGATCGCCTTCCTAGTGGTCACATGGGGCAAACCCGTCAGCCTTAAGGGCAGCTCCGTGGGCACAGGCAGCTTCCGCAGTCGCACGCCAGAACCTTCCTTAGAACCCTCGACTGGGGGCGGCGGCACCACGGTACTCACCCAACCCACCCTGCAATTGAGTTTGCAACGCCTCACCTTGGCTGAAACCCTCGATAACTTGAGCTACCGCATGATTGGTCTTGGCTTCCCACTGCTAACCATCGGCATTATCTCTGGGGCAGTATGGGCAAATGAGGCTTGGGGGGCGCCTTGGAGTTGGGATCCCAAAGAAACTTGGGCACTGATTGTCTGGCTGGTGTATGCAGCTTATCTCCATGCCCGCATGACCCGCGATTGGCAGGGACGCAAGCCCGCGATTCTCGCTACCGTTGGTTTTGGGGTGGTCTGGGTCTGCTACTTAGGGGTGAACCTACTGGGGAAAGGCCTACACTCCTACGGTTGGTTCTTCTAGTCGGTTATTGCAAGTGTGGGGCATCTACCACGCCCGCCTGCATACCACCTTAAAAACCCAACAATGGCTCCCTGTGGGGTCACGCATCCTCATTGCTCTGTCGGGGGGTCAAGACTCCGTTTGTTTAACGCGCCTGCTACTGGATCTACAGCTCCACTGGCAGTGGTTTTTGGTGGCTGTCCACTGTGATCACCGCTGGCGGGCAGATAGCGCTGCCAATGCAAATTTTGTCCAAGCGCTAGCGCAGCAATGGCATCTACCCTGTGAGGTGGTGAGTGCGCCGCCGCTGCCGAAAACTGAGGCTGCAGCCCGTTCATGGCGTTACCAAGTCTTTGAGACCGTGGCCAAGGCTCTGAATTGTACCCATGTGGTGACCGCCCACACCCAGAGCGATCGCGCCGAAAGTCTCCTACTACATCTACTGCGCGGCACCAGCCCCGATGGCCTAGCCACCCTCTTACCTAGCCGTGCTTTGGGTGCGATTCAGTTAGTACGTCCACTCCTAGGGATGACGCGAGCGGAAACGGCTGCCTTTTGCCAAACCTACGGGTTACCCGTCTGGCAGGATGCAACGAACCACCATCTCAACTATCGCCGCAATCGGCTGCGTTTGGAGTTAATTCCCTATCTGCAAGCGCACTTTAATCCGAATGTGGAAGAGGTGCTTGCCCAAACCGCTGAACTGCTGGCTAGCGATCGCGCCTATTTCGAGGCTGAGGTGGAGCGTCTTGCCCCCACCGTGATCCGCGAGCATCCCCCTGCCTTGGAGCGGCTGCGCCTACGGGAATTGCCCCTTGCGCTGCAACGCCGCTTGATCCAGCGATTTTTGCGTCAGCACCTGAAACGGGGCATTGATTTCAGCCTAATTGAAGCGGTGCGTCCTCTGATCACGGCAGGTAATGGCAGCCAAACCTCAACGCTGCCGGGGGGGTACCACCTGCGGGTCTGTGGTCAGTGGCTTGAACTGATCAGACCAACGGCACCACCGCCTGAATCTGTTCCTGCGGATCAAGGGGAGCGATCGCCACCCCCACCGCCTCTTTATTGAGGATGGGGATCTCCTCGCCGTTGGTGATCCAGGCTCGCTCTTGGTTCGTCACCAGTGCCAGGGGGCTACCGCCACGGCCAATGCCCGCCAAGCGATCCGCTTTTTGCCGCAGGGGCATCGCCAACTGGCCTAAATGACCAAGGGGCACAACTTCCATTAGGGGCAGCGGCACTTGTTTACCAAGGCCTGAAGTGGTAACGAGGATCACATTCTCCGGTTCCGACAGGGCGATCGCCCCCACCAAGGTTTCTTGCCC includes:
- the ccsB gene encoding c-type cytochrome biogenesis protein CcsB encodes the protein MDLLTLEGWLDNTAFAVLLITMLLYWCGAAFPQWPVLTAAGRTGMAIANLCITGLLAARWIEGGYFPISNLYESLFFLCWGLTAMHFVAESISGQRLVGVVTAPVAMGITAFAALSLPPEMQQSAPLVPALKSNWLMMHVSVMMLSYATLMVGSLLAIAFLVVTWGKPVSLKGSSVGTGSFRSRTPEPSLEPSTGGGGTTVLTQPTLQLSLQRLTLAETLDNLSYRMIGLGFPLLTIGIISGAVWANEAWGAPWSWDPKETWALIVWLVYAAYLHARMTRDWQGRKPAILATVGFGVVWVCYLGVNLLGKGLHSYGWFF
- the tilS gene encoding tRNA lysidine(34) synthetase TilS, coding for MWGIYHARLHTTLKTQQWLPVGSRILIALSGGQDSVCLTRLLLDLQLHWQWFLVAVHCDHRWRADSAANANFVQALAQQWHLPCEVVSAPPLPKTEAAARSWRYQVFETVAKALNCTHVVTAHTQSDRAESLLLHLLRGTSPDGLATLLPSRALGAIQLVRPLLGMTRAETAAFCQTYGLPVWQDATNHHLNYRRNRLRLELIPYLQAHFNPNVEEVLAQTAELLASDRAYFEAEVERLAPTVIREHPPALERLRLRELPLALQRRLIQRFLRQHLKRGIDFSLIEAVRPLITAGNGSQTSTLPGGYHLRVCGQWLELIRPTAPPPESVPADQGERSPPPPPLY